A genome region from Tolypothrix sp. PCC 7712 includes the following:
- a CDS encoding IS5 family transposase, protein MYRKAQKQETAAEDFELPFGGKLASDNRWVIMAEMIPWSEFEAEYAAIFSAEMGAPAKTFRMALGALIIKEKLGISDRETVEQIRENPYLQYFIGMSCYSNNAPFDASMLVHFRERIDIKLVNKLNREIVKQVLESKEEVEVKSKKSETEDLKNEPTNRGKLILDASCAPADISYPTDLGLLNQARKHTETIIDILYNSLLLKSIKKPRTYRNIARKNYLLVAKKRKPTIKERRKAIKRQLQYIKRNLVHIQQLMELGASLFNLSNRQYKKLLVVAEIYRQQLWLYENKKISIEDRIVSLNQPHIRPIVRGKAGKKVEFGAKLSASCYDGYVFLDHISWDNFNESGDLKSQVEAYKNYTGYYPQSVHVDKIYRTRDNRSWCQERGIRISGPPLGRPPKNVSPEKKKQAREDELIRNSIEGKFGQGKRRFSLGRVMAKLPHTSVTAIAITFLVMNLSTLVSRLFWEFLCQFFNITSFFTSFISKSDVPFDCRQQKLIFALP, encoded by the coding sequence ATGTATCGAAAAGCGCAAAAGCAAGAAACAGCAGCAGAAGACTTTGAACTACCCTTTGGGGGAAAACTAGCCTCAGATAACCGTTGGGTAATCATGGCGGAGATGATACCTTGGTCAGAATTTGAAGCAGAGTACGCAGCAATATTTTCAGCAGAAATGGGCGCGCCAGCCAAAACATTTAGGATGGCATTAGGGGCATTAATAATTAAAGAAAAACTAGGCATAAGTGATAGGGAGACAGTAGAGCAAATTAGGGAGAATCCCTATCTGCAATACTTTATAGGAATGTCTTGCTATAGCAATAATGCCCCATTTGATGCGTCAATGTTAGTTCACTTTAGAGAAAGAATAGATATAAAATTAGTTAACAAACTGAATCGAGAAATAGTCAAGCAAGTGTTAGAAAGTAAAGAGGAGGTAGAAGTAAAATCAAAAAAGTCAGAAACCGAGGATTTAAAAAATGAGCCGACCAATCGGGGAAAATTAATATTAGATGCGAGTTGTGCGCCAGCGGATATCAGTTATCCCACAGACTTAGGATTATTAAATCAAGCCAGAAAGCATACAGAAACAATTATAGATATTTTATATAACTCCCTCTTGTTAAAGAGTATCAAAAAACCGAGAACCTATAGAAATATAGCTAGAAAGAATTACTTATTGGTAGCCAAAAAAAGAAAACCGACCATTAAAGAAAGAAGGAAAGCCATTAAACGGCAACTACAATATATCAAAAGAAATTTAGTTCACATTCAGCAGCTAATGGAGTTAGGTGCGTCACTCTTCAACCTGAGTAATAGGCAATATAAGAAATTACTGGTAGTAGCAGAAATTTATCGTCAACAACTTTGGTTATATGAAAATAAAAAAATTAGTATAGAAGACCGTATTGTCAGTTTAAATCAACCACACATTCGTCCGATAGTCCGTGGTAAAGCTGGAAAAAAAGTAGAGTTTGGGGCAAAGCTTTCAGCTAGTTGCTATGATGGCTATGTATTTTTAGACCATATTAGTTGGGATAATTTTAACGAATCAGGCGACTTAAAATCACAAGTAGAAGCCTACAAAAACTACACCGGGTATTATCCTCAATCAGTTCATGTTGATAAAATTTATCGCACTAGAGACAACCGCTCTTGGTGTCAAGAAAGAGGAATTAGAATTAGTGGGCCACCTTTAGGGAGACCACCTAAAAATGTCAGTCCTGAAAAAAAGAAACAAGCACGAGAAGATGAGCTAATTCGTAACTCTATTGAGGGTAAATTCGGACAAGGTAAACGAAGATTTAGCTTGGGTAGAGTCATGGCTAAACTTCCTCATACCTCTGTCACTGCTATTGCTATTACTTTTTTAGTCATGAATCTTTCTACCCTTGTTTCACGGCTTTTTTGGGAATTTTTATGCCAATTTTTCAACATTACATCTTTTTTCACTTCTTTTATTAGCAAAAGTGATGTTCCGTTTGATTGCAGACAACAAAAACTTATATTTGCTCTTCCCTGA
- a CDS encoding aromatic ring-hydroxylating oxygenase subunit alpha, with product MKDNQNFFLRNIWYYALPSDRLKPGKMIARTFLGEPVLLCRTREGKVFAVRDICPHRGIPLSCGRFDGQEVECCYHGWRFDHGGNCTVIPSLVEGQDVDLNRYNVESYEVRETQGNIWIYMPEAGKSQGSPSDMEIPVIPGFGDQPPQLVEVMRFPCFVDHAILGLMDPAHSPYVHRVWWWRSGQLHDEIKQFDPSPYGFTMRKHQLPANTGAAYKFIGGGIPETEISFSIPGVRIENTTTAKHQVCNLTAITPISETECEVNFAFYWTVPWAGFAKPLIRLFTRAFLDQDRRVVEKQQIGLKYDPVLRLIKDSDVQAQWYYQLKREYARSLSENRPFVNPVKSQLLHWRA from the coding sequence ATGAAAGATAATCAAAATTTTTTCCTGCGTAATATTTGGTATTATGCCTTGCCTAGCGATCGCCTGAAGCCTGGTAAGATGATCGCCCGTACTTTTTTGGGAGAACCAGTATTACTATGTCGTACCCGTGAGGGTAAAGTGTTTGCGGTGCGGGATATTTGTCCCCATCGCGGTATACCTTTAAGCTGCGGTCGCTTTGATGGGCAAGAAGTAGAATGCTGTTATCATGGTTGGCGTTTTGATCATGGGGGAAATTGTACTGTCATTCCTTCTTTAGTTGAAGGGCAAGATGTAGACTTAAATCGCTACAATGTGGAATCTTACGAAGTGAGGGAAACCCAGGGTAATATCTGGATATATATGCCAGAAGCAGGAAAATCTCAAGGCTCGCCTTCAGATATGGAAATTCCGGTGATTCCGGGTTTCGGTGATCAGCCGCCGCAGTTAGTTGAAGTGATGCGGTTTCCCTGTTTTGTCGATCATGCAATCTTAGGTTTGATGGACCCCGCCCATTCGCCCTATGTGCATCGGGTATGGTGGTGGCGTTCTGGACAACTTCACGACGAAATTAAGCAATTTGACCCTTCACCTTATGGGTTTACCATGCGTAAACACCAATTACCCGCTAATACAGGTGCAGCTTATAAGTTCATTGGCGGCGGAATCCCTGAAACCGAAATTTCTTTCAGCATCCCCGGAGTGAGAATCGAAAACACCACAACAGCCAAGCATCAAGTTTGCAACCTGACAGCAATTACACCAATTTCCGAAACAGAATGCGAGGTGAATTTTGCCTTTTATTGGACAGTTCCTTGGGCTGGATTTGCCAAGCCGTTAATTCGTTTATTTACACGCGCCTTTCTTGACCAAGACCGCAGAGTCGTAGAAAAGCAGCAAATTGGTTTAAAGTACGACCCAGTACTGCGATTAATTAAAGATTCCGATGTCCAGGCGCAATGGTATTACCAATTAAAGCGCGAGTATGCCCGTTCTTTGTCTGAAAATCGTCCCTTTGTCAACCCGGTGAAGAGTCAGCTGTTACACTGGCGGGCTTAA
- a CDS encoding P-loop NTPase fold protein: MSISNNQLANTLKKAFQVCTLEPLEGEEIEKYYVDLSAVRKTSAVDSVSTILDFQEPADFSTILFTGHRGCGKSTELKRIQKLWEKTYHVIYLEVNEETDINDASYTDLYLIVIKQVEFELRKLGLNFDEKLLHNFEEWFKDITKETEETVEKSVSIEGEATLKPEAPFIAKLMVKLLAQIKGSDKQKTTIRQTLEKDLSRLKADINLLLGDAYVKLRKKYPDYKGLLIIFDNLDRVPPAVANHLFFDYAAQLQELHCTIIYTVPISILCSPKNPLALFDGNPHIVPMVNIYELDRNTCHLNCNQAGLDATASLIEKRVDIAAVFESRQELLELAKASGGHVRQLMQMMRTACQTASTRKHPKITAEDVTYAIKQQQFSFERFIPEEHYLYLAQVCITKDVSKDDIGQLMLFNTSVLEYNGNQRWNYPNPVVKQNEFFKKALESAIAGQP, from the coding sequence ATGAGTATATCTAATAATCAACTGGCTAATACTCTCAAAAAAGCTTTTCAAGTTTGTACTTTAGAACCCTTGGAAGGTGAAGAAATTGAAAAATATTATGTTGATTTATCAGCAGTACGCAAAACTTCAGCCGTTGATAGCGTTAGTACTATTTTAGATTTTCAAGAACCTGCAGATTTTAGCACTATTTTATTTACTGGTCATCGTGGATGTGGCAAAAGTACCGAGTTAAAGCGCATTCAAAAGCTTTGGGAAAAAACTTATCATGTGATTTATTTAGAAGTCAATGAAGAAACAGATATTAACGATGCCAGCTATACAGATTTATATTTAATTGTGATTAAACAAGTAGAATTTGAATTGAGAAAATTAGGTTTAAATTTTGACGAAAAGCTATTACATAACTTTGAAGAATGGTTTAAAGATATTACAAAAGAAACAGAAGAAACTGTAGAGAAATCGGTCAGCATTGAAGGAGAAGCCACACTGAAGCCAGAAGCGCCATTTATTGCGAAATTAATGGTTAAATTGCTGGCACAAATTAAAGGTTCTGATAAACAAAAAACTACGATTCGCCAAACTTTAGAAAAAGACTTGTCTCGCTTGAAAGCAGATATTAATTTATTGCTAGGTGATGCTTACGTTAAACTGAGAAAAAAATACCCAGATTATAAAGGTCTACTAATTATATTTGATAATCTAGACCGGGTGCCACCTGCAGTTGCTAACCATTTATTTTTTGATTACGCGGCTCAGTTGCAAGAATTGCACTGTACCATTATTTATACAGTACCAATTTCTATTTTGTGTTCCCCTAAAAACCCCTTGGCTTTGTTTGATGGTAATCCCCATATTGTGCCAATGGTGAATATATATGAATTGGATAGGAATACTTGCCATTTAAATTGCAATCAAGCTGGACTAGACGCAACAGCAAGTTTAATAGAAAAGCGCGTAGATATTGCTGCTGTATTTGAATCTCGCCAAGAATTGCTAGAATTAGCCAAAGCTAGTGGTGGTCATGTTCGCCAATTAATGCAAATGATGCGGACTGCTTGTCAAACTGCTAGTACACGCAAGCATCCTAAAATTACGGCTGAAGATGTCACCTATGCTATCAAGCAGCAGCAATTTAGCTTTGAAAGATTTATCCCTGAAGAACATTATTTATATTTAGCTCAGGTATGTATCACGAAAGATGTCAGTAAAGATGATATTGGTCAGTTGATGTTATTTAATACCTCTGTTTTAGAATATAACGGCAATCAAAGGTGGAACTACCCCAATCCAGTGGTGAAGCAAAATGAATTCTTCAAAAAAGCACTTGAATCAGCAATTGCAGGACAACCATAA
- a CDS encoding tetratricopeptide repeat protein produces MNSSKKHLNQQLQDNHNAELGKFITLNQDIFAELLTFIDFAEKFTLGFVEVNFPPDIDLLIAALQTHPECEQIQLYILNFPDENLRFLRDEIVKELANLQVEVNKKLVLLVRGLEKSIGVYGEYPPVLQDLNFVRDAYKRTVPHPILFILPDYAITRLAKFAPDFWAWSSGVFRFKTPEKTKENALNQAQNTEKIVDRLPPPEKQERIDVLNRLLMEYKPTGYSVPEGDIRRYSNVLHQLGVAYISHQKPEKAREYLAEAEKIAESLQDSSLQIKVLNSLGRTYSQQRKFETAMTYYQQSLKIAQKLENRHEEATAIFYLGNAYLNLRQFAQAKKFYQQCLEIDQQLGDRYSQASTYHQLGRVAQDLREFEEARCNYQQALAIYIEYGDCYSQASTYHQLGRVAQDLREFEEARRNYQLVLAIDIEYDDRYSQASTYHELGSIAQELREFEEARRNYQLALAIKIEYGDRFSQASTYHQLGSVAYLLREYEEARRNYQQALAIKIEYGDRFSQASTYHQLGSVAQDLREFEEARRNYQQALAIYIEYSDRYSQASIYHQLGSVAHDLQEIEEARRNYQQALAIKIEYGDRYSQASTYHNLGIVTQDLQEGEEARRNYQQALAIYIEYGDRFSQALTYHQLGIVAYLLREYEEARCNYQQALAIKIEYGARYEQALTYHALGLLTEAEENYPEARANLQTALAIYIEYKDEYRAVAARDILERLPQ; encoded by the coding sequence ATGAATTCTTCAAAAAAGCACTTGAATCAGCAATTGCAGGACAACCATAATGCCGAGCTTGGGAAATTTATTACACTGAATCAAGATATATTTGCTGAATTACTCACTTTTATCGACTTTGCCGAAAAATTCACGCTGGGTTTTGTAGAAGTTAATTTCCCGCCAGATATAGATTTATTGATTGCAGCTTTGCAAACTCATCCAGAATGTGAACAGATTCAGCTTTATATTCTCAATTTCCCTGATGAAAACTTGCGGTTTCTGCGAGATGAGATTGTGAAAGAATTAGCGAATCTTCAAGTAGAGGTAAACAAAAAATTAGTGTTGCTGGTACGGGGACTAGAAAAATCTATCGGCGTTTATGGTGAATATCCCCCAGTATTACAAGACCTGAATTTTGTTCGCGATGCTTATAAAAGAACAGTTCCCCATCCGATTTTATTTATTCTGCCAGACTATGCCATTACTCGCCTAGCTAAATTCGCCCCAGATTTTTGGGCTTGGAGTTCTGGAGTATTTCGCTTTAAAACGCCAGAAAAAACTAAAGAAAATGCATTAAACCAAGCTCAAAATACAGAGAAAATAGTTGATAGATTACCACCACCAGAAAAGCAAGAACGCATTGATGTATTAAACCGTCTGTTGATGGAATATAAACCCACAGGGTATTCTGTACCAGAGGGAGATATCCGCAGATATAGTAATGTTTTACATCAATTAGGAGTGGCTTATATCAGCCATCAAAAACCGGAGAAAGCGAGGGAATATTTAGCAGAAGCCGAAAAAATTGCTGAGAGTCTTCAAGATAGTAGCTTGCAAATAAAAGTTCTCAATTCTTTGGGAAGGACTTATTCTCAGCAAAGAAAATTTGAAACAGCAATGACTTATTATCAACAATCATTAAAGATTGCCCAAAAGCTAGAAAATAGGCATGAGGAAGCTACAGCAATATTTTACTTGGGTAATGCTTACTTAAACTTAAGACAATTTGCACAGGCTAAGAAATTTTACCAGCAGTGTTTAGAGATAGATCAACAGCTAGGCGATCGCTATTCTCAAGCTAGCACCTACCACCAGTTGGGAAGAGTTGCCCAAGATTTGCGGGAATTTGAGGAAGCGCGGTGCAATTATCAACAAGCTTTGGCTATCTATATCGAATATGGCGATTGCTATTCTCAAGCTAGCACCTACCACCAGTTGGGAAGAGTTGCCCAAGATTTGCGGGAATTTGAGGAAGCACGGCGCAATTATCAACTAGTTTTGGCTATCGATATCGAATATGATGATCGCTATTCCCAAGCTAGCACCTACCACGAGTTAGGAAGTATTGCCCAAGAATTACGGGAATTTGAGGAAGCACGGCGCAATTATCAACTAGCTTTGGCTATCAAAATCGAATATGGCGATCGCTTTTCTCAAGCTAGTACCTACCACCAGTTGGGAAGTGTTGCGTATTTATTGCGGGAATATGAGGAAGCGCGGCGCAATTATCAACAAGCTTTGGCTATCAAAATCGAATATGGTGATCGCTTTTCTCAAGCTAGCACCTACCACCAGTTGGGAAGTGTTGCCCAAGATTTGCGGGAATTTGAAGAAGCACGGCGCAATTATCAACAAGCTTTAGCTATCTATATCGAATATAGCGATCGCTATTCCCAAGCTAGCATTTACCACCAGTTGGGAAGTGTTGCCCATGATTTGCAGGAAATTGAAGAGGCACGGCGCAATTATCAACAAGCTTTGGCTATCAAAATCGAATATGGTGATCGCTATTCTCAAGCTAGCACCTACCACAACTTGGGAATAGTTACCCAAGATTTGCAGGAAGGTGAGGAAGCGCGGCGCAATTATCAACAAGCTTTGGCTATCTATATCGAATATGGAGATCGCTTTTCTCAAGCACTCACTTACCACCAGTTGGGAATTGTTGCGTATTTATTGCGGGAATATGAAGAGGCGCGGTGCAATTATCAACAAGCTTTAGCTATCAAAATTGAATATGGCGCTCGCTATGAGCAAGCACTCACCTACCACGCTTTAGGATTGCTTACAGAAGCAGAGGAAAACTACCCAGAGGCGAGGGCGAATTTGCAGACAGCGTTGGCGATATATATTGAGTATAAAGATGAATATCGAGCGGTAGCAGCGCGGGATATTTTAGAGAGATTACCGCAGTAA